The Limisphaera ngatamarikiensis nucleotide sequence ACCGGGGTGAGCACGCCCGTGCGGCCCACCTGCACGGTGATGCCTTTGAGAACGGTCTCGGCCGGTTCGATCCAGTGGATGGGCTTGTGGACGATGGCGTAGCCGGGGGCACGGGCCCTGGCCGGGATGCGCGGCCAGAGGGTCATGTCGTTGACCTTGATGACGATGCCGTCGATTTCGTAGGGCAGCCGGGTTCGCAGGTCCCTTGTCTCGTCGTAGTTGGCCACGACCTCGCGGTGGTAGACCTCCAAAAGATGTTCCATGTCGCGGCACAGCCACCAGCAAGGTTGGGTGGGCAATCCGAACCGGCGCAGGGTTTCAAGGACCTCGGCGTGGGTGCGGAACTCGACGCCCTCGCAATGGCCGACGCCGTAAAAGACGGCGCGCAGCGGTCGCCGGGCCACCTGACGCGGATCCAGGAGTTTGAGAGTGCCCGCGGTGGCGTTGCGGGCATTGGGGAAGGGCTCTTCGCCGGCGCTCTCCAACTGCCGGTTCAACGCCTCGAAATCCTTCTGGGCCATATAGGCCTCGCCCCGGACCTCCAGGTAGGGGGGCGGATCCTTGACGGACAGGACCAGCGGAATGGAACGGATGGTTCGCAGGTTGGCGGTGATGTCGTCCCCGGTGGAGCCGTCGCCGCGGGTGACACCGAGCACGAACCGGCCGTTTTCGAAATGCACGCTGATGGAGACACCGTCCACCTTGGGTTCGAGCACGTACTCGAGCCGGTCCACGCGCAACTGCTTGCGGAGGTTGAGGTCCCAGGTGCGGAGTTCGTTCAGCGTGTTTTGGTCCTGGCGCTGTTTGCGGCGGGCGTCGTCCGGTTCCTCGGCCCGGGTGGGGTGGTCCGCGGGCCGGATTTTTTCGAGGGAGAGCATGGGGACACGGTGGCGCACGCGCCGGAACCCTTCCAACGGTTCACCGCCCACGCGTTGGGAGGGTGAATCCGGTGTGACCAGCTCGGGGAACTGTCGCTCGAGGTCCAGCAGTTCCTGGAAAAGCCGGTCGTATTCGCGGTCGCTGATGATGGGGCGCGCCTCCACGTAGTAGGCGTGGTCGTGCGCCCGGATTTCCCGGACCAACTGGGCGTGTCGTGCACGGGCTTCTGCGAGCGTCATGGTTGCGGGAATGTAGTGGGGGCCATCTTGTCGGGGGTCAAAGTTGCGCCGGGGACGATGCGGGTCCGACCCGGCGTGTGTTTCAGGGTCCCGACGGCCGCGTTTCACCGCCGGATTGGGCTTTTTCGGCATCCCCGGGCCCGGTGCGGACTTGTTGGGCCACTTTGACGATGTCCGCGGCGGGCAGGATGATGCCGGTCTGGTCGTCGCCCTGGATTGCCAGAACCGAAAGGGCTCGGGAGGCGCCGGTGGCCCGGCGCATCACGCACAGCCCCAGAACCTGACCGTCCAGGGTGAAGACGGGCGAACCGAGTGTGGTGGTGGTGATGGTGTCGCCGGGCACGTAAAACAAACGGGGTCGGCGGACCACGGCGGCGATGCGTTCAAAGGAGGCCGCGTGGGCGCGGCCGGCCGCGCGGCCCAGGCGGGTGAGGGTGACCACCGGATCCAGCACCTCGGCGGTACCGGCCTTCCGGAGATCCACCCAGGGCATGGGTTGGGCCGGCGGATTTTTCGGGCGAAGGAAGGCCAGGTCGAGGTCCCGATCCCGCAACACAATTTCGGCGGGCAGGTCCGTGCCGTCGGGCAGAAGAATTTTCAGGTCGGTGATCTCCGATTCCATCCGGAACTGTCCGTCATCTTCGCCGAGCATGGCGCCGATGCGGCCGAACATGGCCGAGGGATCGATGGAGGAGAGCGAGGTCACGGTGAGACCCTCGGGGCTGATGACGGTGGCGGTGGCTTCGGAGCGGCTTTCCCCGCCCGATTCGCCCCGGCCGCCGAAGGAGAAGCGGGTTTTCATGGCCAACTGGAGGGTGACCACGGCCGGGTGATGCTGTTCGAAGACGGCCCTGCCCTGGCGGGCCAGTTCATCGCCCCGGGCCGGGCCGGGGCCGTACGCCAGCAGCGCCAGCACTGCTGCGGCGAGCGGACCGGGAAGGATGCGCATGGTTTTCATGGGGATTGGGAGGTGTCGTTCCATCGGGGTTCCAGTTCAAGGTAACGGGTGTGAATGCCGCGCAGGACCTTCAGGATGACCGGGCTTTGTCGGGCGGCCGCCACGCGATCCATTTGTTGGCGGAGGCTGTCCACGCCGGTTACGGGCCGACCATCCACTTCCACGATCAGATCCCCCACCAGCAACATGCCCAGGTCCGCCCAGCCTCCGCGCCGCACCTCCGTCACACGGGCGCCCTGGACGTCCTCGGGCCACTGTTCTTCGGCGCGGTCGAAGAACGAGACATCGCGGGCGGTGAATTCGAAGGTTTCGTTGCGGTAGGTTTTCATTTCGCGGGGCAGGCGCGGGGAGGCGGCCAGTTCCACCGGGATGCTGAGGGTTTGGTTGTGGCGTCGGATGGTGAGGGTGACGGTACTGCCGATTTCGTACTGGCGGATGAGCGCGGGGAGTTCGTCCTGGTGTTCGGCGCTGGTGGCGGTAAGGGGTTCACCGTCCACGGCCAGGATGAGGTCTCCCACCTGCAATCCGGCCCGTTCGGCCGACGTGCGCGGGTAGACGCGGGTGATGTAAAAGCCGCGGAGGTCGGGTTGCCCCAAGCCCTGCGCCAGCGGTCGGGTGATCACCATCACCTCGACCGGCAACCAGGCCTTGGTGACCTCGCGGCCGGGATCTTCGAACTCGCGGCTGCCGACGCGGACCACGGTCATGAGCCGTTTGTCACCCCGCTCGAAGGTGGCGAGGACGGGAACAGGTTCGGTTTGTCCGTGGGTGAGTTCGCGGGTGATCTGTTCCAGGTCGGCCAGGGACCGGACCGTGTGTTCGTTCACCGCGACGATCACGTCCAGCTCGTTCAGGGGCGGGCGCGCCTCGCCGGCGGGGCCGCCGGCGCGCACCGAGGTCACCACCACGCCGTTGGTATCCGGCCGTTTCATTTCCAGGGCCGACAACGGTGTGAGGTCGCGGGCGGTGATGCCCCAGGACCGGATTTCCCTGGGTCGGGCGTAGAAATCGCCGCGATCCACCGGCACGAGGGTCAGGGGGATCTCGCGGCCGTTGCGTTCGACGACGCAGGGGACGGGCTGGCCGATGGGGAGACTGCTGGCCAGGCGCATGAACTCGGGCATTTGTTCGTCGAACCGGACGTCCACGGGCCGGCCGGCCAGGGAGATCAACAGGTCGCCGGCCTGGATGCCGGCGCGGGCGGCGGGTGAGCCGGGCAGCACGCCGGAGATGAGGACGCCCCGCGTGCGGTCGCTGCGTTTGAACCTGGGCTGTACGTCCACGCCGATCCAGCTGCGTCGCACGCGGCCCTCGGCGATCAGGGCCGCGGCCACCTCCCGGGCCAGGTTGATGGGGATGGCGCCGCTGAGACCGAACCGGATTTCGTTGATGCCCACGACCTCGCCCCGGAGGTTCACCAGGGGTCCGCCGGAGTTGCCGCCAAAGATGGGTGCGTCGTGGCCGATCCATTTCACCAGGGCCCCCACATCCTCGCCATCCAACCGGAGCCGTGCGGAGGGGCCCATGAAGCGGGGCATGATCATGTTGGTGTTGCTGACGATGCCCAGGGTGACGGATTGCGAGAGTGCCATGGGGCTGCCCATGGCGAGGACCGGATCACCCACGCTGAGACGGCTCGAGTCGCCCAGGCGCGCCGGCACGAATCGCATTGGCCGGTCCGGTTTGAGTTTGACCACGGCGATGTCGGTGAGGGGGTCGGTGCCGACCAGTTCGGCTTCGACCTCCTCCAGGTTCC carries:
- a CDS encoding S1 family peptidase, which encodes MKTMRILPGPLAAAVLALLAYGPGPARGDELARQGRAVFEQHHPAVVTLQLAMKTRFSFGGRGESGGESRSEATATVISPEGLTVTSLSSIDPSAMFGRIGAMLGEDDGQFRMESEITDLKILLPDGTDLPAEIVLRDRDLDLAFLRPKNPPAQPMPWVDLRKAGTAEVLDPVVTLTRLGRAAGRAHAASFERIAAVVRRPRLFYVPGDTITTTTLGSPVFTLDGQVLGLCVMRRATGASRALSVLAIQGDDQTGIILPAADIVKVAQQVRTGPGDAEKAQSGGETRPSGP
- a CDS encoding PDZ domain-containing protein, giving the protein MNSTRPRPTTTRAVRTLLLSLLLFGFAPVGCVSPRARITLTQAQLNRVAEQVRPSLVRLRVVTTDYAEGREIKSQAVGSGVIITEDGYLITNHHVAGWATRIFCTLWNLEEVEAELVGTDPLTDIAVVKLKPDRPMRFVPARLGDSSRLSVGDPVLAMGSPMALSQSVTLGIVSNTNMIMPRFMGPSARLRLDGEDVGALVKWIGHDAPIFGGNSGGPLVNLRGEVVGINEIRFGLSGAIPINLAREVAAALIAEGRVRRSWIGVDVQPRFKRSDRTRGVLISGVLPGSPAARAGIQAGDLLISLAGRPVDVRFDEQMPEFMRLASSLPIGQPVPCVVERNGREIPLTLVPVDRGDFYARPREIRSWGITARDLTPLSALEMKRPDTNGVVVTSVRAGGPAGEARPPLNELDVIVAVNEHTVRSLADLEQITRELTHGQTEPVPVLATFERGDKRLMTVVRVGSREFEDPGREVTKAWLPVEVMVITRPLAQGLGQPDLRGFYITRVYPRTSAERAGLQVGDLILAVDGEPLTATSAEHQDELPALIRQYEIGSTVTLTIRRHNQTLSIPVELAASPRLPREMKTYRNETFEFTARDVSFFDRAEEQWPEDVQGARVTEVRRGGWADLGMLLVGDLIVEVDGRPVTGVDSLRQQMDRVAAARQSPVILKVLRGIHTRYLELEPRWNDTSQSP